The DNA segment TACCCTTCAGACCTTCTCTGATGTCTCTTGCCCAATCAGTTTCTCCCATATCTTCTGCTTTCTCGGGCCTATGAAATCGCAAAGTGAGCTTATCTGAAAGAACTGCACGAAATTCTATTTCGTTGGACGGGATTATTGTTGGTGCCCAACCGAAACAAGCAGAAAGACACCTACAGAGCACATCTATTCTATTGCCTGAACCCGGAAGGTCCCGAAGCAGGAAATCTTCGTTGGTCGGTATGTGTGGAAAATCTAGGAGAAACCTGAGGAAAACAGCATTCGACATACGGCATACCCACTGTCAATCGGGGCATTATATGTTTAAAGCTGGTTCAGACGCAAATAGCATTGTGGATTTGAAATCTATCGCCTGTGGTATCTATCGTTCAGATCTCTTCGATCTTCTTCAGAGCGAATATTCACCTTGCCATAATGGACAGCACAACTAATGCAATAATGTTCGGTTCTTCTGCTTGTCCGTATGTATGCTCCCTGTTTTCGCAGCTCACGAGCGAGCTGAGGATCTACAGGAGATACCGTTCTTGTATACTTCTTCGCTTTATCAGCAGGAACAACTGCTCCACACTTAGAACATTGAACTGTTCCTGTTCTGCCCGACTTGTTCTTACTTCTTCCGCCGGATCGTCTTTTCTTTGCCACTATTACGTTCCTCTGTTAAGTTGTTCTGCGGACGACCTCTTAAAATCTTTGACGTTCAGCTAAGATGGTGTGATCTTCCAGAAGCTAGCTACGCGTGTAATTCGACTGTTTCCTGAACAACATCTATGATGTCTCTGTTTCGTTTGATTACGTCATGATCTACTGTCCTTTCTATCTGGTCTCTGAAAACCGGCATCCTTTCCCCCTTAAGGCCGCGCAAACTTGCCTCGACGCAAAGTCCAAGTACAAGGGGGTTATAACCGCCCTCTAAGACCCAGAGAGAGCCCATTGCACCTGTTGATTCAGTAAGATAATCTACCTTCTCTCCGAAGCGCCAAAAAGTGCTTGAATCCACATTCATGTTGCCCACAGG comes from the Candidatus Thorarchaeota archaeon genome and includes:
- a CDS encoding 30S ribosomal protein S26e is translated as MAKKRRSGGRSKNKSGRTGTVQCSKCGAVVPADKAKKYTRTVSPVDPQLARELRKQGAYIRTSRRTEHYCISCAVHYGKVNIRSEEDRRDLNDRYHRR